The window AGCGCGATGTAGAGGAACGATGCTGTCGTCACCTCTGGATACGCGTTGAATACAATGCCCACGACCAGTGCGAACACGGCCACGACCAGAATAATCGTCAGGAACGCGAACCACAGCAGCATGTTCTTCCCCTGTTCGCCCACGTACTCGCCGATCATGTAGCCGATCGACTTCCCCTCGTGTCGCAGGCTGCCCGACAGCGACACGAAGTCGTGAACTGCCCCCATCAGCGGGTTTCCGATGGCGATCCACAGCAGGGCCGGTACCCAGCCCCAGATCGCACCGGCCGTGATCGGGCCGACGATCGGTGCCCCGCCCGCGATACTCGAGTAGTGATGCCCCAACAACACCGGTTTCTTCGACGGGACGTACTCCTGGCCGTCCTCGTACTTGTGCGCCGGTGTCTCCCTGTCAGCGTCGAGTTCGACGAACTGCGCAAGGTACCGTGAATACCCCACATAGCCGACAGTAAATGTAACCAGTACTGCGGCAACGATCCATATCACCTGTGTCATGCTACGTCTACCCACACCCAGTGCGTTCAAATGCCTTAATAGTTGTTTATTTTTCCGCGTTATTTCAGCTGATATTGTGTAATACACCCCCTGCTTGAGTCAGGTTGCTTACTCGTTTGATGTGTTCCGAGTGGCAGTTCGCGGAGTAGCACCCTTCTCCCCGGCTTCACTTCCCACTTCGTTTCGGCTACTCTGGTACGAACGCGAGCCTCGAGCGTGCTGCGGTAAAAATGAGTCTCTCGACGTCGGTATTCGAGACAAAACTGGACAACTGTAAAACTACTCTCTGAGAGCTGCGTATTCAATTCAGCACTGCCTCGAGTGCGTCCATCGTTTGCTCGACGTGGTCGAGTCGGGCGTTGTGCCCCATGTGCCCAACTCGAAGGATATCGTCCTCGAGTTCGCCGAGTCCCGTCGAAAGGAGGATCCCATGTTTCTCACGCACGCGCGCCTGGAGATCTGTGGCCTGACCGGGCACGTCGAGTGCCGTTACCGTCGGCGAGGCCAACGCTTCGTCGGCGGGGTATACGTCGAGTCCGAGTTCCGTTGCCCGCTCGCGACACCGTTCGGCGGCGACCTCGTGGCGTTCGTACACCGTTTCGAGCCCCTCCTCGAGCAACAGATCGGTCGCCGTATCGAGCGCGAGCAGGTTCGAGACGAGGTGGGTATAGGGGAACCACTCCTCCTCGAGGACGTCCCGCCAGGGCGCGAGGCTGGCGTAAAACGAGCGGGGCTCGACGGACTCGATGCGCTCCCAGGCGCGGTCGCTGATCGCACAGACGGTGAGTCCCGGCGGCGCGCTGAAACACTTCTGGGTCGCCCCCAGCGTGACGTCGATCAGGTCGGTCGGGACGGGTGTCCCCCCGAGGGAGGAGACCGCGTCGACGACGCTGATGACGTCGTGGTCGTCGAGGGCCTCGAGCACCGGCTCGAGATCGTTCAACGTTCCCGTCGGCGTCTCACAGTGTACCATCGTCGCGACCTCGTACTCACCGGACTCGAGTTCGTCCTCGACCGCCTCGAGGTCGATCGGCTCCCGCCAGTTGCCGCCACAGACAGTGGCCTCGCCGTCGTACAGCTCGACGAAGTCCGCGAATCCCTCACCGTAGAGACCGTTGGCGATACACAGCACGTCGTCACCGGGTGCGACCAGCGAGGCGACGGCGGCCTCGAGCCCGAGGATTCCCTCGCCACCGAGGATCGCGATGTCTCCCTCGCCGTAGAGTGGCTCGAGTTTCTCGGTGAGGTCGCGGTAGAACTCGACGAATTCGGGTTCGACGTCGGGGTTCCAAGTCGGTTCGCTCATTCGTTCGCGGACGCGCGTGGGCACCGCCGTCGGGCCGGGCGTCATCCGAAGAAGGTCGTCCGTATCCATACGCTACGAGAGACCGGCAGCGACAAAAGCAGCGGTGGTTACGGCGATTCGGTCGAGGCACGCGATCACCGGCGTCGCCGTGACCGTCACCGCCATCGTGACGCAATCATCATCGTCATCGTCGACGTCGCAACCGTCCCCGATAGAACGGGCTGGCGGGAAAGACACCCAGTCGAACGCGCTCGAGCTCGAGCACCTCGAAGGCCTCGTGGGCGACGAACAGGTCGACCGTCTCCCGGGTGACGTTACAGCCACCCGCCAGGTGGTTCCAGAGCGGGTTACAGAGGTCTTGCCCGCGCTCGCGCCAGCCGTCGGCCCGGACGTGCTCGAGGAACCGGAATTCGCCGCCGGGGCGGAGCACCCTGGCGACCTCCTCGAGGGCGGTTTCGGGATCGGCGATGGTACAGAAGACGGCACTCGAGAGGACGACGTCGAAACTGGCGTCGGGATAGGGAAGTGCCTCGGCGCGCGCGTCGCGGATGTCCACGGAGAGGCCGACCTGCCGGGCCGTTTCGATTGCCTGTTTCCGCATCGTTTCGTCGGGTTCGACCGCGTGGTACTCGATCCCCTCGCCGCCGGTCGCCTCGAGGACTGGTTCGAACATCCCGCCAGTGCCAGCGCCGACGTCGAGCACGCGTCCGGAGAGATCGGCGGCGAGGTACTCGCGGT of the Natronosalvus vescus genome contains:
- a CDS encoding pyridoxal-phosphate-dependent aminotransferase family protein, which encodes MDTDDLLRMTPGPTAVPTRVRERMSEPTWNPDVEPEFVEFYRDLTEKLEPLYGEGDIAILGGEGILGLEAAVASLVAPGDDVLCIANGLYGEGFADFVELYDGEATVCGGNWREPIDLEAVEDELESGEYEVATMVHCETPTGTLNDLEPVLEALDDHDVISVVDAVSSLGGTPVPTDLIDVTLGATQKCFSAPPGLTVCAISDRAWERIESVEPRSFYASLAPWRDVLEEEWFPYTHLVSNLLALDTATDLLLEEGLETVYERHEVAAERCRERATELGLDVYPADEALASPTVTALDVPGQATDLQARVREKHGILLSTGLGELEDDILRVGHMGHNARLDHVEQTMDALEAVLN
- a CDS encoding class I SAM-dependent methyltransferase; the protein is MSRNTPNQPAADTDEIDHPWVSRLYGAMTPMEWLFAPHREYLAADLSGRVLDVGAGTGGMFEPVLEATGGEGIEYHAVEPDETMRKQAIETARQVGLSVDIRDARAEALPYPDASFDVVLSSAVFCTIADPETALEEVARVLRPGGEFRFLEHVRADGWRERGQDLCNPLWNHLAGGCNVTRETVDLFVAHEAFEVLELERVRLGVFPASPFYRGRLRRRR